The DNA region GACCATTCCGCTAACTATCATTTCGACGTACGTCTCACCAGTCCGGAGAATCGAGTGAGTGCTGAAAGAGAATAGCATACCCGACATATGTCGGCACATTGCCAACGTCATCGTGCGAGCCCAAACAGAGGTCTTTCTGGCAACAAACTACTGGCAAAATGGTGCAGCATCTGCCTACATTACGGAAGCTATCCGTGAGCTAGACCGCCGTGTAGCTGCCAGGGGTGGCCCAAGGGTAAAGGTCAAGATCATATACGACCGAGGCAGCCCAAAACAAGTGTTTAAGCCACGTTATTTCGTATCGGAGAAGGACTTTGCCGGACCAAACGTCAACTTGCCTCGACGATCAGAGATCCCGAATCTCGAGATGGACGTGGTCAACTACCACCAGCCAGTCATGGGTACCTTCCACGCTAAGTACGTGGTTGTCGACCGCAAGATTGCGCTGCTCCAGAGCAACAATGTCCAGGACAACGACAATCTGGAGATGATGATCCACCTGGAGGGCCCCGTTGTCGATTCTTTTGTCGATGTCGCCCTGCTCTCCTGGGGCAAGCCCTGGGATGGCTTCAGCGAAGTCCAAGAAGAGATTGAACAAGCCGATGGAAGCATGGCAGCAGTAGCAAACGGCCGCGCTGTTTTGCCAGATGTCAACACCCTACCTCTCGACAACAGCCTCCACACTCCGTCCCGCCCTCACCACGATCCGGATGTCGCCTCCGAAGTCGCCCGCTTcaacaccttcctcaccccgACCACGAACAAAACCCACCTCGACGCGGTCAACGCCCTgctcaaccacaccaccaatCCTTCCCTCCGCCCTGacccaaccctcaacccTGATCCTCCCGAGCCTGACCGCTTCACGCCTTACATCCCGCATTCCgcctctccctttcccatAGCACTAGTCACCCGCTCCCCTTACGggcccccaacccaccactccgtccccaacccccaaaacgcCGCCTGGCTCTCCGCGCTCAAACACGCTACAAAGACAGTATTTATCCAatcccccaccctcaacgCGGAACCGCTCATCCCGGCCATCATCGAGGCCTGCGAGCGCGGGGTGGAGGTGACGTGTTGGATATGTCTGGGGTACAACGACGCGGGTGAGCTCCTGCCCCATCAA from Podospora pseudopauciseta strain CBS 411.78 chromosome 6, whole genome shotgun sequence includes:
- a CDS encoding hypothetical protein (COG:S; EggNog:ENOG503NZN2) is translated as MKKHQISLENNHINDRLLDLCTSTQSVSSLISQDPTISPADAWEKLYGRTALASADNEKEHANGAMGGDLLELKKAEMCGRWGDTKPSELFLKIYHDALCTLNEDPSRGMVSPSLMGSHGTIPLTIISTIPDICRHIANVIVRAQTEVFLATNYWQNGAASAYITEAIRELDRRVAARGGPRVKVKIIYDRGSPKQVFKPRYFVSEKDFAGPNVNLPRRSEIPNLEMDVVNYHQPVMGTFHAKYVVVDRKIALLQSNNVQDNDNLEMMIHLEGPVVDSFVDVALLSWGKPWDGFSEVQEEIEQADGSMAAVANGRAVLPDVNTLPLDNSLHTPSRPHHDPDVASEVARFNTFLTPTTNKTHLDAVNALLNHTTNPSLRPDPTLNPDPPEPDRFTPYIPHSASPFPIALVTRSPYGPPTHHSVPNPQNAAWLSALKHATKTVFIQSPTLNAEPLIPAIIEACERGVEVTCWICLGYNDAGELLPHQGGHNEKIAKELYGSLSEGGRERLRYGWYVGRDQTVPIVQSRRGRSCHVKIMVVDGEVGVMGNGNQDTQSWFHSCEVNVLVDSREVCGEWVRGLGRNQNTGVYGRLDGEEGVWRDREGKEAEGAIGPGAGGGGMGWVRGVVGAVRRVKGTGGF